The Tursiops truncatus isolate mTurTru1 chromosome 6, mTurTru1.mat.Y, whole genome shotgun sequence genome includes a window with the following:
- the LOC117312605 gene encoding interferon omega-1-like has product MAFVLSLLTALVMFSYGPGGSLGCDLSQNHVRISRKNFMLLGQMRRISPRFCLKDRKDFGFPQDMVDGSQLPKAQATSVLHEMLQQVFRLFHTERSSAAWDTSLLDKLCTGLHQQLEDLDACLVQAMEDEETALGVMGPTLAVKRYFQGIHLYLKEKKYSDCAWEIVRVEIMRSLYSSTNLQERIRIMDGDLGSP; this is encoded by the coding sequence ATGGCCTTCGTGCTCTCTCTACTGACCGCCCTGGTGATGTTCAGCTACGGCCCTGGTGGATCTCTGGGCTGCGACCTGTCTCAGAACCACGTGCGGATTAGCAGGAAGAACTTCATGCTTCTGGGCCAGATGCGGAGAATCTCCCCTCGCTTCTGTCTGAAGGACAGAAAAGACTTCGGTTTCCCCCAGGACATGGTGGATGGCAGCCAGCTCCCGAAGGCCCAGGCCACCTCTGTCCTCCACGAGATGCTCCAGCAGGTCTTCCGCCTCTTCCACACAGAGCGCTCCTCTGCCGCCTGGGACACCTCCCTCCTGGACAAACTCTGCACTGGGCTCCATCAGCAGCTGGAGGACCTGGACGCCTGCTTGGTGCAGGCGATGGAAGATGAAGAAACTGCCCTGGGAGTGATGGGCCCTACACTGGCTGTGAAGAGGTACTTCCAGGGAATCCATCtctacctgaaagagaagaaatacagtgACTGTGCCTGGGAAATTGTCAGAGTGGAAATCATGAGATCCTTGTATTCATCAACCAACTTGCAAGAAAGGATAAGAATTATGGATGGAGACCTGGGGTCACCTTGA